TGGAGACGATCCAGTACAGCGAGAGCCCGACCTGGACCTGGGTCGCGAACCAGGCGACCAGGACCGGCATGAACACAAACATGCGCGCCTGCTGGGGGTCGGTGACGGTCAGCCTCTGCTGAAGGTAGGTGGAGGCCCCCACCAGCACGGGGTAGATCGCGAGGATCGGGCTCTCCCGGATGGCGGCAAAGGTGGGAACCCTGTCCAGGGCCGCTCCCAGGAACGTCTCCCCGCCAAACAATCCCTGCCGCCTCAGGGCGATGAACAGGGCCCACAGGACCGGCAGCTGGACCAGCATCGGCAGGCAGCCGGCCAGCGGGTTGACCCCGTGGGACCGGTACAGATTCAT
This window of the Armatimonadota bacterium genome carries:
- a CDS encoding YidC/Oxa1 family membrane protein insertase → MLTPIADALVALLNVFHGWTGSYGWSVILLTLAIKLALHPLTRKQLRSMKAMQALGPQMQALREKYRDNPQQMNIEIMNLYRSHGVNPLAGCLPMLVQLPVLWALFIALRRQGLFGGETFLGAALDRVPTFAAIRESPILAIYPVLVGASTYLQQRLTVTDPQQARMFVFMPVLVAWFATQVQVGLSLYWIVSTLAYAVEYLLIVGRPGTAPSPRPAAAVLPQRPRGVKKK